In a genomic window of Mercenaria mercenaria strain notata chromosome 19, MADL_Memer_1, whole genome shotgun sequence:
- the LOC123542651 gene encoding anti-sigma-I factor RsgI2-like: MSHFQSLYQIWCMSYIKSGACLISNLVHVSFPVSIPNLVHASFPVSIPNLVHASFPVSISNLVHASFPVSKIWYMPHFQSLYQIWYMPHFQSLYHIWYMPHFQSLYTSFPVSIPNLVHTSFPVSIPNLVHVSIPNLVHASFPVSIPNLVHTSFPVSIPNLVHVSFPVSIPNLVHVSFPVSIPNLAHASFPVSIPNRYMPHFQSLYHI, translated from the coding sequence ATGTCTCATTTCCAGTCTCTATATCAAATCTGGTGcatgtcttatatcaaatctgGTGCATGTCTCATATCAAATCTGGTGCATGTCTCATTTCCAGTCTCTATACCAAATCTGGTACATGCCTCATTTCCAGTCTCTATACCAAATCTGGTACATGCCTCATTTCCAGTCTCTATATCAAATCTGGTACATGCCTCATTTCCAGTCTCTAAGATTTGGTACATGCCTCATTTCCAGTCTCTATACCAAATCTGGTACATGCCTCATTTCCAGTCTCTATACCATATCTGGTACATGCCTCATTTCCAGTCTCTATATACCTCATTTCCAGTCTCTATACCAAATCTGGTACATACCTCATTTCCAGTCTCTATACCAAATCTGGTGCATGTCTCTATACCAAATCTGGTACATGCCTCATTCCCAGTCTCTATACCAAATCTGGTACATACCTCATTTCCAGTCTCTATACCAAATCTGGTACATGTCTCATTTCCAGTCTCTATACCAAATCTGGTACATGTCTCATTTCCAGTCTCTATACCAAATCTGGCACATGCCTCATTTCCAGTCTCTATACCAAATCGGTACATGCCTCATTTCCAGTCTCTATACCATATCTGA